One genomic region from Mesotoga sp. BH458_6_3_2_1 encodes:
- a CDS encoding patatin-like phospholipase family protein: MKRVLLVSLIILFAVTAASVAVVFSGGGGRGAYEVGVYGALLDLGLDIEAIYGSSVGAINAAGLISEGFEAARDMWCSIDYLELMNASPHLYELIQGNLLSLDTMELASAMRTLTSENGIDIEPMRTKMKEMIVEEKVRASDIELGIVLYSLTVMRPYAMYKNLIPEGRLVDFVLASANFPAFTREEINGEVFIDGGVYSNFPLFMAREKGHKEVVAVDLIGMYLGDSLAFVNMFTDGMNVTLIEPSEQYGTVMTFDSEVSKKYLICGYLDTMKTFGVLGGSTYFIFGEDDPLRDHFLSLDSGSRIAALRFLGLTGVEGETAEYHYYREFIPWLESIAKKPHSRTCDLVTEMLEEMASFLQIERLVPYSPLSLMFEVITTFSADDFESERDLTYLTRYRKLFAFLEFIYSQKPFAAEPSPEFRSFEEEFQESVGLLERICSQQFHISH; the protein is encoded by the coding sequence ATGAAAAGAGTGCTTCTGGTTTCCTTGATAATTCTATTTGCGGTTACTGCCGCCTCGGTAGCAGTAGTCTTTTCTGGCGGCGGTGGTAGAGGGGCATATGAAGTCGGTGTTTACGGGGCCTTGCTTGATCTCGGTTTAGATATCGAGGCCATTTACGGTTCCTCTGTCGGAGCAATCAATGCGGCCGGCCTTATCAGTGAAGGCTTTGAAGCTGCCAGGGATATGTGGTGCAGCATAGATTATCTGGAGCTTATGAATGCCTCTCCTCACTTGTACGAACTTATCCAGGGAAATCTTCTGAGCCTGGATACGATGGAGCTTGCCTCCGCGATGAGAACTCTCACTTCCGAAAATGGAATAGACATAGAACCTATGAGGACAAAGATGAAAGAAATGATAGTCGAGGAAAAGGTAAGGGCAAGCGATATTGAACTCGGAATCGTTCTCTACTCTCTCACTGTCATGCGGCCGTACGCCATGTACAAAAATCTGATACCGGAGGGAAGGCTGGTCGATTTTGTTCTGGCAAGCGCTAACTTTCCCGCTTTCACTCGTGAAGAGATAAACGGAGAGGTCTTTATAGACGGAGGCGTCTACTCCAATTTTCCTCTCTTCATGGCAAGAGAGAAAGGCCACAAGGAAGTCGTTGCCGTCGATCTCATCGGGATGTATCTTGGAGATTCTCTGGCATTTGTAAACATGTTTACGGACGGGATGAACGTTACACTTATAGAGCCCTCCGAGCAGTACGGAACGGTTATGACTTTCGACTCAGAAGTCTCGAAGAAGTATCTGATCTGTGGATATCTCGACACAATGAAGACTTTCGGTGTTCTGGGAGGCTCAACCTACTTTATATTTGGAGAAGACGATCCATTAAGAGATCATTTCTTGTCTCTCGATAGCGGCTCTAGAATTGCAGCTTTGCGATTTCTTGGACTCACCGGAGTCGAAGGTGAAACCGCCGAATACCATTATTACCGGGAGTTCATTCCCTGGCTGGAAAGCATTGCGAAAAAACCTCATTCCAGAACCTGTGATCTCGTAACCGAAATGCTAGAAGAAATGGCTTCCTTTCTGCAGATCGAGAGACTAGTTCCCTATTCCCCTTTATCTCTTATGTTTGAAGTCATAACGACGTTCAGCGCAGATGATTTTGAGAGCGAAAGGGATCTCACATACCTGACCAGATACAGAAAGCTCTTTGCCTTTCTTGAATTCATATACAGTCAGAAGCCCTTCGCAGCGGAACCTTCTCCCGAGTTTAGATCCTTTGAAGAAGAGTTTCAGGAGTCTGTTGGACTCTTGGAACGAATTTGCTCGCAGCAATTCCATATATCTCACTGA